Proteins from one candidate division KSB1 bacterium genomic window:
- a CDS encoding TonB-dependent receptor produces the protein MKRSCHFGVAFLMVIGLLAPVVAQVTTVSLEGKVVDNENNAVPGTAIMVKNAATGLVRGASSDAEGRYRILGIPPGSYTVQAQHIGYKTATRENVRFLTGQRPVLDFVLVSDAVQLGEVQVIGQRVAEFELTRVDVSTPVVRDQIVNLPLNSRSALNLAGLAPGIRTYAPTAGRSLPSSGSLPDLRFINFYVDGAEWKSMFNGNIVGIPQTGSPLPQEAIEEFRVILTPFDTEFTRGGSWVINALTRRGTNEFHAEAFSFFRDRELNARGPFEQKKPDFNRQQVGLNFSGPLMQDKLFFAGSYELHNTNDFIDVVPGRPAFNPGIWDRYRGTFSAPNKNHTGVARLTYQPVSTHSLDLIWSSRYLESKTFFGGTAAEPAGIFGKYHINSVMLKHTWLASNNAFNELSVQYLRWRHHEPTINTGPAYVYPSVRLGRGTFPIKVAEDHYRLINKFSVKVDDLAGPHLLKIGGEVTRVSMTPWFPSYLYPEFTFATDSSALPRTASIGIGLLHPLDPNGSDAETDDKGTLVGVYVQDQWNPTPRLTLNLGVRYDVEINTLNNKQRLPWADSTVLVNALPAGAINTGNRRNDTDNLAPRFSFNYDVGGDGRTILRGGYGITFDRTAYFIAYFEKRDAFWRTYQFINPGTLDPEVLRQRVASGGGSSAPTMNLLANKMSTPQINQFSLGLGRQLTDRLALNIDYINQRASGLYASLNANYFSPALNRRVISSRFGDVILWGSIARAHFHGFLTNLAYRTAKARLSASYTLSWAESSLDGSPDQRYTDINSYRMQRSNADERHRLVLAGSFNLPFGFNLGTLATVASPRPFDVTDGRDLNKNNLFSDDWPNGARNQLPASTFRTWYKVVDLRISKSFILPPAQAELIFEAFNVFNWFNASGYSGRKYDAAGNPLLSFGKPTGAYAPRQMQLGLRVSY, from the coding sequence ATGAAACGAAGTTGCCATTTCGGGGTGGCTTTTTTGATGGTGATTGGGTTGCTGGCTCCGGTGGTGGCGCAGGTCACCACGGTGAGCCTGGAGGGGAAAGTGGTGGACAATGAAAACAATGCTGTGCCGGGAACGGCCATCATGGTGAAAAATGCGGCAACCGGTTTGGTGCGCGGTGCCAGTTCGGATGCGGAGGGACGATACCGGATTTTGGGCATTCCGCCGGGCAGCTACACGGTGCAGGCCCAGCATATTGGTTACAAAACCGCCACGCGCGAAAATGTCCGCTTTCTCACCGGACAGCGGCCGGTGCTCGATTTTGTTTTGGTCTCGGACGCCGTGCAATTGGGTGAGGTGCAGGTGATTGGACAGCGGGTGGCGGAATTCGAATTGACCCGCGTCGATGTCTCGACCCCGGTGGTGCGGGATCAAATCGTCAACCTGCCGCTGAATTCACGCAGCGCATTGAATCTGGCGGGACTGGCGCCCGGCATTCGTACCTATGCGCCGACCGCCGGACGGTCGCTGCCCTCCTCCGGCTCGTTGCCCGACCTGCGCTTCATCAACTTCTATGTCGATGGCGCCGAGTGGAAGAGCATGTTCAACGGCAACATCGTGGGCATCCCGCAAACCGGCTCGCCGCTGCCGCAGGAGGCAATCGAGGAGTTCCGCGTGATTCTCACCCCCTTCGACACGGAATTCACGCGCGGCGGCTCATGGGTGATCAATGCCCTGACCCGGCGCGGCACCAATGAGTTTCATGCCGAGGCCTTCTCGTTTTTCCGCGATCGCGAGCTCAACGCCCGCGGCCCGTTCGAGCAGAAAAAGCCGGATTTCAACCGCCAGCAGGTCGGCCTCAACTTCAGCGGGCCGCTCATGCAGGACAAGCTGTTCTTCGCCGGCTCCTATGAGCTGCACAACACCAACGACTTCATCGACGTCGTGCCGGGCCGGCCGGCCTTCAACCCCGGCATTTGGGATCGCTACCGCGGCACTTTCTCCGCACCCAACAAAAATCACACCGGCGTGGCACGCCTGACTTATCAGCCGGTGAGCACGCACTCGCTCGATCTCATCTGGTCCTCGCGCTACCTCGAGAGCAAAACCTTCTTCGGCGGCACCGCTGCCGAGCCTGCCGGCATTTTCGGCAAGTACCATATCAACAGCGTGATGCTGAAACACACCTGGCTGGCCTCCAACAATGCCTTCAACGAACTGAGCGTGCAGTATCTGCGCTGGCGGCATCATGAGCCGACCATCAACACCGGACCGGCCTACGTCTATCCCAGCGTCCGCCTGGGCCGCGGCACCTTCCCCATCAAGGTGGCGGAGGATCATTACCGCCTGATCAACAAATTCTCCGTCAAAGTGGACGATCTGGCGGGACCGCATTTGTTGAAGATCGGCGGCGAAGTGACGCGCGTGAGCATGACGCCCTGGTTTCCCAGCTATCTCTATCCCGAATTCACTTTCGCCACCGACAGCAGTGCCCTGCCGCGCACCGCCTCGATTGGCATCGGCTTGCTGCATCCGCTCGATCCCAACGGCAGCGATGCCGAGACCGATGACAAGGGTACGCTGGTGGGTGTTTATGTGCAGGATCAGTGGAACCCCACCCCGCGGCTGACCCTGAATCTCGGCGTGCGCTATGATGTCGAGATCAACACGCTCAACAACAAGCAGCGCCTGCCGTGGGCGGACAGCACGGTGCTGGTGAATGCCCTGCCGGCCGGCGCAATCAACACCGGCAACCGCCGCAACGACACCGACAACCTGGCGCCACGTTTCTCCTTCAACTATGACGTGGGCGGCGACGGGCGGACGATTTTGCGCGGCGGCTACGGCATCACCTTCGACCGCACCGCCTACTTCATCGCCTATTTTGAAAAACGCGATGCTTTCTGGCGCACGTATCAGTTCATCAATCCCGGCACGCTGGATCCCGAGGTCTTGCGGCAACGGGTGGCCTCGGGCGGCGGCAGTTCGGCGCCCACGATGAATCTGCTGGCCAACAAGATGTCCACCCCGCAGATCAACCAGTTCTCGCTTGGCCTCGGGCGTCAACTCACCGACCGGCTGGCGCTCAACATCGATTACATCAACCAGCGCGCCAGTGGTTTGTATGCCTCCCTCAACGCCAACTATTTCAGCCCCGCCCTCAATCGGCGCGTGATCTCCAGCCGTTTTGGCGATGTCATTTTGTGGGGCAGCATCGCACGGGCGCACTTCCACGGCTTCCTCACCAATCTGGCCTATCGCACTGCCAAAGCCCGGCTGTCGGCCTCCTACACCCTGTCGTGGGCCGAGTCCAGTCTCGACGGTTCGCCGGATCAGCGTTACACTGACATCAACAGCTACCGCATGCAACGCAGCAATGCGGATGAGCGGCATCGCCTGGTGCTGGCCGGCAGTTTCAATTTGCCCTTTGGTTTCAATCTCGGCACCCTGGCCACCGTTGCCAGCCCGCGGCCGTTTGATGTCACTGACGGCCGGGATTTGAACAAGAACAACTTGTTCAGCGACGATTGGCCGAACGGCGCGAGAAACCAGTTGCCGGCGTCGACTTTTCGCACCTGGTACAAGGTGGTTGATCTCCGCATCTCGAAATCCTTCATTCTGCCGCCGGCACAGGCCGAATTGATTTTCGAGGCCTTCAATGTCTTCAACTGGTTCAATGCCTCCGGCTATTCCGGCCGCAAGTACGACGCTGCCGGCAATCCTCTTTTGAGCTTCGGCAAGCCGACCGGTGCCTACGCTCCGCGCCAGATGCAGCTCGGCTTGCGCGTGTCTTACTGA
- a CDS encoding Rieske (2Fe-2S) protein — protein sequence MSTRREFLQKLAGTLAVAAAAEWLPGCAAGLPAVHGEWHGEAITIPQAAATALAAPGGVLLVRPPNFPVTIVVRRLADQRLLALSTVCSHAGCEVRVLPNALQCPCHGSEYDVTGAVVEGPASRALQSFPVTEDQNSITIRVKS from the coding sequence ATGTCAACGCGACGCGAGTTTTTGCAAAAGTTGGCCGGCACGCTGGCGGTGGCTGCGGCGGCGGAGTGGCTGCCCGGCTGTGCCGCCGGCCTGCCCGCAGTGCACGGAGAATGGCATGGGGAGGCCATCACCATTCCCCAGGCGGCGGCCACAGCGCTGGCTGCGCCCGGCGGCGTGCTGCTGGTGCGGCCGCCAAACTTTCCCGTGACCATCGTTGTGCGCCGCCTGGCTGACCAGCGTCTGCTCGCACTCTCCACCGTGTGCAGTCATGCCGGTTGTGAAGTGCGCGTGTTGCCCAATGCCCTGCAGTGCCCCTGTCACGGCTCGGAGTATGATGTCACCGGTGCAGTCGTCGAAGGACCTGCGTCCCGCGCGCTGCAGAGTTTCCCAGTGACGGAAGACCAGAACAGCATAACCATCCGGGTGAAATCATGA
- a CDS encoding thiol oxidoreductase, whose translation MTLTVRGLLLLLLPWFAACGPLLTEAPPPDQVLDATVENLSPAQLAAHLAGDEAFGEAFTPATGLGPIFNQTSCESCHPAEGRGHPSTNLTRFGRATAGGFDYLPERGGPQLQDRALPGYPAEKLPAEATAISERGGPLVVGLGLIEAIPDETILAREDPNDAEGDGISGRANFVLPPPYLVLDPAKVSRDGKYLGRFGRKATAINLLQQTVTAYRNDIGVTSEFEAEELFNPVLGNRVGDNVPDPEVSTEVINQVVFYLQTLRPPLRRHREEAVVRTGERLFDAIGCTGCHVPEMQTGPSAIAALAFQRVPLYSDLLLHDMGPALADNYPEGEATGSEWRTTPLWGLGLVGELLGGTPFYLHDGRTASLEAAILLHGGEAQKSRDNFANLSAQERAAVLAFLNSL comes from the coding sequence ATGACACTGACAGTCAGAGGATTGCTCCTGCTTCTTTTGCCCTGGTTCGCCGCCTGCGGCCCTCTGCTCACCGAAGCACCGCCGCCCGACCAGGTGCTGGATGCCACCGTGGAGAATCTCTCGCCGGCGCAACTGGCGGCGCATCTCGCCGGCGATGAAGCTTTCGGCGAAGCCTTCACGCCCGCCACCGGGCTGGGGCCGATTTTCAACCAAACCTCATGCGAGAGTTGCCATCCCGCGGAGGGCCGCGGCCACCCCTCGACCAATCTGACTCGTTTCGGCCGCGCCACTGCCGGTGGCTTCGATTATTTGCCGGAGCGGGGCGGCCCGCAACTGCAGGATCGCGCCCTTCCCGGCTATCCGGCGGAAAAACTGCCGGCGGAAGCCACCGCCATTTCCGAACGCGGCGGTCCGCTGGTCGTTGGCCTGGGTTTGATTGAAGCCATTCCCGATGAAACCATTTTGGCACGTGAGGATCCGAATGATGCCGAGGGCGACGGCATCTCGGGCCGGGCCAATTTTGTGCTGCCGCCGCCCTATCTCGTGCTCGATCCCGCGAAAGTCTCGCGTGACGGCAAATACCTTGGCCGTTTCGGCCGCAAAGCCACCGCGATCAATCTGCTGCAGCAGACAGTGACCGCCTATCGCAACGACATCGGCGTGACTTCGGAATTCGAGGCGGAGGAGCTTTTCAATCCCGTGCTGGGCAATCGCGTCGGCGACAATGTTCCGGATCCCGAAGTTTCGACCGAGGTCATCAACCAGGTGGTGTTCTACCTGCAGACCTTGCGGCCGCCGCTGCGACGGCACCGCGAGGAGGCGGTGGTGCGCACCGGCGAGCGGTTGTTCGACGCGATCGGCTGCACCGGCTGTCACGTGCCGGAAATGCAAACCGGCCCGAGCGCGATTGCCGCGCTGGCATTTCAACGCGTGCCGTTGTACTCGGATTTGCTGCTGCATGACATGGGCCCGGCGCTTGCCGACAACTATCCGGAGGGCGAAGCCACCGGCTCGGAGTGGCGCACCACGCCGCTGTGGGGTTTGGGCTTGGTGGGCGAATTGCTCGGCGGCACGCCGTTCTATTTGCACGACGGCCGTACTGCCAGCCTGGAAGCGGCGATTCTGCTGCATGGCGGCGAGGCGCAAAAAAGCCGTGACAACTTCGCGAATCTGAGTGCGCAGGAGCGGGCGGCCGTGCTGGCCTTTCTGAATTCACTCTGA
- a CDS encoding phosphonatase-like hydrolase has translation MNQIQLVVFDIAGTTVADDGHVVRAFQAALRPHGIVLDESALRPWRGAAKHAVLQHFIAEKYGATAAAIPGLVQAAAAGFRAQLEQSFREGGVHPIAGTEQTFAWLREHRIKIALTTGFDRKLTNLILAQLGWGDSLLAAVVCSEEVAQGRPAPYMIFRAMETAGVPDVRQVMVVGDTVLDLEAGANAGVAAVVGVLSGAQGLAQLGKAAHTHLLASVAELPALLAGQAKRC, from the coding sequence ATGAATCAGATTCAGTTGGTGGTTTTCGACATTGCTGGTACCACCGTGGCGGATGACGGCCATGTAGTTCGCGCCTTTCAAGCAGCATTGCGGCCGCACGGCATCGTGCTGGACGAGTCGGCATTGCGGCCCTGGCGCGGTGCCGCCAAGCATGCGGTGCTGCAGCATTTCATCGCAGAAAAATACGGCGCCACGGCAGCGGCAATACCCGGCCTGGTGCAAGCCGCTGCAGCCGGGTTCCGCGCACAACTGGAACAGAGCTTCCGCGAGGGGGGCGTGCATCCGATTGCCGGCACGGAACAGACCTTTGCCTGGTTGCGCGAACACCGCATCAAAATCGCCCTGACCACCGGCTTCGACCGCAAACTCACCAATCTCATTCTCGCGCAACTGGGCTGGGGCGACAGCCTGCTCGCCGCGGTGGTGTGCAGCGAGGAAGTGGCGCAGGGCCGGCCGGCGCCTTACATGATTTTTCGCGCGATGGAAACTGCCGGTGTGCCGGACGTGCGGCAGGTGATGGTGGTGGGAGATACGGTGTTGGATCTCGAAGCCGGCGCCAATGCCGGGGTTGCCGCAGTGGTCGGCGTGCTCTCCGGCGCACAGGGCCTCGCGCAACTCGGCAAAGCCGCACACACGCATTTGCTCGCCAGCGTAGCCGAATTGCCTGCGCTGCTGGCCGGGCAGGCAAAGCGTTGTTGA